In Polyodon spathula isolate WHYD16114869_AA unplaced genomic scaffold, ASM1765450v1 scaffolds_3923, whole genome shotgun sequence, the DNA window TCCAGTTATTCAAatactgtgggtttttttttttcaatgtgtaagaTTTAATATTGTAGGGTGTGGACAAGTGTAGTCCAAGTGGTAataggactacatcccccagaatggcTCTTGGCTGTAATGGAATGAGAGACACCTGCCTGTAGTTAATTCCAACCCCgaggcattctgggggatgtagtcctgtacCCACTTGGacaagctgtgtttttttatgcGTATTTCATACTTTAAATTATGGCTTAACGCGaggagtaagttatcataacaatgtAGTTAAAGAGAGAATTAAAACAACAGGTAACAGCTGTAGCCAAagggtttgcatcaccctgtCGAATTAACTCATGTTGCTTCATAtggtcaaatgaaacctgccgaataatgttacgTTTAAATATTGAATTACGTTAGTTTGGCTTTCCATAgccttaatgaaaaaaaaaacagacaacaattgAGCAACCTCGCTCAGGCAGAAAGCTTCGTTCAAGTTTCATGACGCGATTAAACACGCACCTTGATAGACTTTGTGGCCAGGTAATTGTTCCCTCCATTCAGAGCAGTCTTGCTTGTGAACAAGATCTGTCTCTTAGCGGGAAAGTCTTGCACCAGAATTTCAACCTCGATGTTTTCTGCGACACCGTGAGCTTCGACGACAACGTTTTCATCACTTTCAACCCGCAGCACGTTGGGCGCGGTCATCACGTACCTGCAAGGAAAACGCACGCGTTTAACAATCCTGGTTTCATTACACAGCGCTCTTCTGCGCCCTTTGCATTGCATGCCGCAGCTCGCTTCCCCGCTGAGttgttctgctttgtttttaaatctatccgggcttgtctggagaatcctaaattcCAGAACTCAACAGATCGACACATTTCCTTCAGATCGAGTGACCTCGCAGCTTTAGGACAGGCGCCTGACCCGGTGTCACTGTATCTGCCAGCTTCTATTACAAAATGCGCTCACTTGATCCCTAGCTTAAATATTTGCTTTGTCTCAACAAACAGAGTGAAACAATTGCAAAGGGGTCAAAAGTCCTCCACGTTTATAAAATGCAACTCCTGACGGCATGCCAGCTGAAACTTCAAAAAGCCTTCTTTCTTCTCTCTGGCTGTGAGCAAAACACGGGATGTGAAATGCAAGCGATGTCGCAGACACATCCTGGTGATTTTCTGTAAAGCACAAGACATAGCGCTGTGCAGCGTAAAGAAATGTCAGCTAcgaagtgtcctgagggcatcagatattataataataatactgcgcCTTTCATACTGGACACCGCTTTACGAGATACGAGACTAGGGCGGTCCTcacactagggtgtgtgaaccatgcatcagctgcagagtcacttacaacaaagtctcaccccaaagacgcagcacaaggaggttaagtgacttgctcaaggtcacacagtgagtcattcagtggctgagcttggatttgaaccggggaccacctggttacatacccgtttctttaaACGCCGGCCCAGGGCATTTCCCATCTTTCACTCCCAGAGCGAAATCAAGCTACCCTGACACTAACCCAACCAAACCcctgccctaaaacctaaccctaacccaatacgtCATCCTAAACCTGACCATGAAGAATCATCTGCTGCACTCCGGACTCTCTAGAGGATATTCCTGCGCGCTGCCAGCGCTATCAGAACCACATCAAACCCGAACCCCTTTAACATCAAATCAAATTGCAGCCACGCTTATTCGAATCAATGCCGTTACATTGTTTACTGATCTGTAAAACCGTTCAGTAATGAAAAACTCTCATTTTgctatattgataaaaaaaaaaaaatacaatctgaaAATGAATTTAGCGCGCTATAAGAAACACGCTTGGCTGTATTAACGACCCGCTTATTCATAACTCGTCTGCCCAGTCTCTTTCTTTGAGGTGATATTAAAAggttttgactgtgtgtgtgtgtgtatacaatgAATACTCACAGTGGGCTCCCATTACAAAGTGCTGGGAAGGAGAGCGTCAGGACAGCGAGGCAGACTGTAGCCACACTCATGATGCTGAGCTGAGAGTCCGAAGCGCAATACTTTACAGCGAAGGCTCTTTTATACACAGACAGCGCATCCTGTGAACTGATAACCTTGAGAATCGTTTACACAGCAGACAAAGCAGCGCCCAACATTTAACCCATTCAGGTGTCCCACAGAGTAACGCCGTGCAAGACAAATAAGCACCCCTCAACTTCAAAACACGCGCGGTCATTACGCTGCAAGAAACAAACAGGATGAggatgattattattgttaatgtagtTTTATAAGAGTTAAAAGAGACGTTCTCTAGATGTTAGAATATACCAATATGGCCAAAATTGTGCGtcatcctatagaatgaactcattttgtttcataaagtcgagtgagaCCTGCTGAATCAGGTCATTGATATTGCATTAccgctgtgtagttttccataaacatttcaaaatcccCTTTCCCTGAGAACATTTTGGAAAACGATTACTCCTGAACGACACAACAACGCGGGTTCGTTTCAAATGAGAGAACTTGGAGCTTGAATTAAGAAGCCGTCAGTGAATGGCGTGTATAACACAGTTATAGCTTTATATTGACAAACTTCACCCAAACAGCGATCTTACAGATCCGTTTTATTACCGCCGGTTTTAGTGTCAGATTTCGGGTGTGACCTGTGAAGTGCGGGTCACTTGCGTGTTCTGTCGTGGATGTGGGATTCAAACCTACACATGATAGTCCCACATCGCGACTGGAAGGTCATAAGAGATAATATTAATTGGGTAATTTAATTTGAACTCCTGTAAATATCGCAATACCCAATGTGGCTATAAATAACAGACGCATCCCTCCAGGAAAgggttactaaaaaaaacaaactgctgattTCCAGTAAGCTAGGTTTTTCCGGGCCAAAGTAATGTTTTTTGTCTAGTATGCATTGTTAGCATAGAGATCAAATTCAAACAAACCCCAGGGATAACCATTAGGacattgtttactgtttaaaagcaagactagatagatagattggcagcacctgccataacactgtcagtgaGGAGCTACTATTAAAGAACTTAAGCCAGAGAATCGTTTTTTAAAAAGCGGTACTGTATGTGAAGAGAACGCACACGTACAGCTGGTTAAACAGTGAAGAAGGTCCATTACAGTGGACAGTAAACTCCTTTAGCATAACGGGTTTATAGAACCCAGCAAGTATGAAGCCTCTCTTTCAAAGGGTATCTGAGAGACTGAGGTCGTGCACAGAGGCAAATGACACTCATGAAAAAGCGTCATGTTTTTAACCAGGGAGGGGTACCCCTACATCTTGAGGCGTTTCCAGTGACCTGAAAACCTGCATTTCAAAGGGTTTATGAGATGTACAAATGCAATATGAGTAAGCAGTGGATTGAAATCGCAAAATGCACCAAGCTGGAAAGTTCAGAGTGTAGCTCGTTAGGCTGGGGAGTATCTAGAACAGCAATAAGAAAGGCATTTCTCAGTACCGACTCGGTGCGTGGTACGAAGAGCGCTCAAACTCTAAATCAAGAGATACCTAAACGATGTGCCAGGAATTCATATTCGTCTAAAGGTCTTCATTAATCTGAGATACCGGGAAGGGGTCAAATAAACAAGAGCTATCGGTAaactccccccctctctctctctctctctctctctctctctctcttctctctctctctctctctctctctctcttgctttcctCCGTCGGACAGTGTAACATCCACCCCCGCCGGGGCTTGCAATCAGCACCACAGTGAACAGGTTGGGGTATGCAAACAGTCCGTTCAAAACAATACAGCATAGGAAATGGACCTTGATGTTCTCAggtaagcaaagaaaaaaagaaaaaaaaggtgcataGTAAATGAATCAGATCGCTCCATAAAGTCTGAGTGGTCATTCTTAAATGCGCCACCAGATAGTGCCATATTGCAGAATGGGAATGATCCGTTTCTCCTCCACTTGTCAGAATACGATGCGATGACACAAGCTCCTGGTGAGAACCCGCATAACATCACTCGCATGAAC includes these proteins:
- the LOC121312454 gene encoding complement C3-like, whose protein sequence is MSVATVCLAVLTLSFPALCNGSPLYVMTAPNVLRVESDENVVVEAHGVAENIEVEILVQDFPAKRQILFTSKTALNGGNNYLATKSIK